In Rhodococcus pseudokoreensis, the DNA window TCGATCTGCCTCGACCAGAAGACCTTGTTCGTACAGCAGGTCTCCAAGCAGGGCCGCGGTCAGTCGTGAGCCGTAGCCGAGATCGTCTTCCGCCTCTTCTGCCAGGTGCATGGCGTGCCGGAAGCTCTCCTCTGCAGCCGGGAGATCGAGTTGCTCTCGTGCTGCGATCCCGGCCATGCAATATCCATAGATGACGCTGAAGGGTCCACTGGATCGCTGGTGGAAAGGCAGCGCCCATTTCTGCCACCGCAGGGCCTCGCCGTAATCGAAACGGCAGATCGCGTGGAACGACGCGACGTCGGCCGCCCCGGACAGTACCCAGGGCCGTAGTGTTTCCGCGCGCGCCACGCATCCCTCTACGGCCTCGTCGAGGCCATCGCTCTTGTCGTCGAAGACTGTGATGGTGGCGCGGATGAAGGCGGCCTCGACGCGCATGTCCGCGGTGGTGAGGTCTCCTTCGTCATTACCCAGTAGTGTCTCGGCGACGTTCAGATAGCGGTCGGCTTCGCGGGGATGGTGTAGTAGCGCGTGTGCCCACGCGAGCGCGATAGGTAAACGAGGCCGTGCGGTCGTTCTCTTGGTGGGCAGTTTTTCGGCCAGGCCGAGGAGGGTTCCCATCTGCGATTGTTCGAGTAGGTCCATCGCATTGTTCTCGACGAGCGCGACGGCGGCGTCGTCGTCGCTGGCGCGGAGGTAGTGGTCGACAGCTTGGCTGAGAAGGTGTCGGTCGGCGAACCACTGCGCTGCTCGTCGTTGGAGTTCGACGACGCGGTCGGGGTCGTCGCGTTCGAGGCGGCGTTGGAGGAATTCGGCAAACATGTGGTGGTAGCGGAACCACTCCCCTGCGTCGTCGAGGCGCCGCAGGAATAGATCACGTGCTTCGATGTCTTCGAGTGCGGCCTGGCCTTGTCGGGTGCCGGTGAGCACGCATGCCAGTGCGCCGCAGGTCTTTTCCGTCACGGAGGTGGCAAGGACGAAGTCCAGTGTTCGAGGGTCGAGGTTGCTGATCACGTTGTCGGCCAGGTATTCACCGATCGCGCGATTTCCTCCGGAGAGGTGGTCGATCAGTTCGCGTGGGTGCGGGTGGTCGCGTAATGCCAGGGACACCAACTGTAAAGCCGCTGCCCATCCGTCTGTCGACTGTTCGAGTTCGATGATGTCGGGTTCCTGCAGATCGAGTCCGGTGCGGTCGACGAGGAGCTGCATGGACTCTCGGACATCGAAACGCATTGCTGACGAATCGATTTCGAGTAGTTCGTTGTGGACGCTCATTTCACTGAGGGGTAGCCCGAGTCGAGTTCTACTGGTGACGATCAGGTGCAAGTGGTGACAGCCGTGCTCGAGGAGAAATGCCAGCGCCGACCGCGTGTCTTCGTTCGTCACACGGTGCCAGTCGTCTATGACGAGAGCGACGTGTTGGTCCGCTGCGTGCAGATGGTCGATGAGCGAGGTCAGCACGTACCTCTCCAGTCTCGCACCGTGGATCTCTAGTTCACGAACCAGTTTTCGGCCGATGGCCGGGTGTGCCACGGAAATGGCCTCGACGACGTGGGTGAGGAACCAGACCAGTGTGTTGTCGTCGTTGTCGATCGACAGCCACGCGGTCGCCACACCCTCGCTCCGGAGGGCGTCGGTCCGCTGGGCGGCGAGTGTGCTCTTGCCGAACCCTGCGGGTGCGTGGATGAGTACAAGGCGCGGACGACCGCCTCGGCTGAGTCGGTCGAGCAGTTGGGCGCGGACCACCGTTGCCCCCGGGGTGACCGGCGGCCGATATTTCGTGGATGCACTGGGCGGCGGTGGTGGGGTGTCGAGAAGCGTGGTGCCGCGGCGGTAGTCCGGCAATCCGGTCGTCGGAACTTCGTCCGGCGGGTGGAAGGGGCGCTCGTCGTCACCGGCCAGCGGCAGCGGAAGGTCTGCCACAGTAATACCGATCTGCTCGCCGGCTCTTTGCAGTGCCGAACCCAGGTCGATGGCCGTGGTGATGCGGTCAGCCGAGTCTCGGGCCATGGCTGTCTCGATGACGGCGCACACCGGGTCGGGGATTCCCTCGTTTCGGAGGTCGGGAAGCGGTTCGGTGCCGATCCGCAGAAGCTGGGCGAAGACCTGTTCGCCGCGGCGACGGGCGTACGCAGGTCGCCCCGAGAGGGCGGTGAACAGCGTCGCGCCGAGGCCGTAGACATCGGTGGCGGTGGACGCGGCCGCACCAGTGAGCAGTTCCGGGGCGGTATAAGCCGGCGAGCAGGCCACCACTCCCTGCGTGGTGTCGTCACCGCCGGTGATGCGGGCGATACCGAAGTCGGTGAGCTGAGGTTCGCCGTACTCGGTCAGAAGAATGTTGGCGGGTTTGATGTCGCGGTGCAGCACACCGCCACGGTGCGCAGTTTCGAGAGCGCCGGCCAGTTTTGCGCCGACGGCCAACGTCTCGGCGACCGTCAACCGCCCGTGCTTGGCGATCCAGGATTCGAGGGAATCGCGGCGATGGAACAGCATCACGATATAGGGACGTCCGGTGTAAGTAATTCCGCCTTGCAGGACGTGCACGATGTTCGGGTGCCCGGACAATCGGCCCATCGCCTGCTGTTCCCGCAGAAACCGTGCCCGGTCCGTGTGGTCGGGCTCGGGACTGAGCACTTTCACGGCGACCAGGCGGTCGAGCGATGGTTGCCGACAGCGGTAGACGATGCCGAACCCGCCGCGGCCTGCAATCCGCGCATCTTCGAAACCTTCGGCCGATAGCTCGGCGACAATGTCGGCGTCGATCTGGCGTTGCGTGCTTTCCGTGGCCTCGTCCGGCATGGCAGGTCCTACGGCGCCGTGACCGGTTCGTCGATGCGCCGTGTGCGGGCTGCCAAGTCCTTGCCCATGCGGTCTCCTCGCGCTGCGATGACACCATTCTAGGTACCGTCGACGTCACTGGTCGCCGAAAAACGACCGCCGGTATCGAGACGAGGCGATGCGGCAGAAGCCGCACCCCACGGCTACCGCCGCGATTCCGGCGACGCCGTAGGCGATTGTCGCCGCCGTCAGGTGATCGTGCGACCAGAACGGTTGCGCGTCCGACCTGCCGAGAAGACTGATCTGGAGTTCGATCACACCGCTGACGACCAGGTACGGCCCTACCACTCGCTGTACCGGGATCACCGCGAAGGTGAGCAGGCCGGTCACGACCAGACCGAGACCCGCCACAGTCGCGCCCGCAACCGCGACCAGCAGCCCCGCCGCGGTGGCTGCCGCTGCAAAGGCTGCACAGATTACCTGCGCGGGCGACCAGTGCGGGGGAATCAGTCGGTCGGGAACATCGTGCGCTTCCACGGGCTGATCCTCCTCGAGTGGGTCGCGGAGGTCCTCACGCTATGAACACAGACCGGTGACCGGCACGCTGAGATGGATTTGCCGGCATTGCGGCGTGGTTACGTCCCGGTTTGTCCGGGATAGCCGAATGGAGATCACCGATGGCCAGCGAAGTTAACAGAGTGTGTGTCATGGGACATGCTTCGGTAGTTCGGATGAGTGGGGGCAGTTCGCAGCGGCGGACGCCGGCACGCGTCGCGATGGTGGGTGGGGGTGATGGAGCGGTAGGGCTCCTCGACGCTCTTACCCGCCGATGCGGCGCAAACATGTCGGTGGATGTGTTGGAGGAAGCCTCTGGTGACTGCGGTGCACGCAATGACGGGGTGCCGGGATCGACCGTTCGTACCATCGTGGTTCCCGATCTCGCGTCGGTGAGTCGAGGGGATCTCCTCGCCCGCTACGACGCGGTGATCTACACGTTCGAGTTGTTTCGCGACCGCACAGTGCTGGCGGGACTACCTGCGAGTTCGTCGGAGTTCGTCGCCAATGAAGTGTGGCGTCCCTCGGGATCGCCGCACGACCTCGTACTCGGACCGGTGCCGCGAGGTTCCGCGGCCGAACTGCACGCGCTCACCCCACACTTGCTCGCCGACCAGATCGTGAAGCAGCTCGACCGCTGCCGCGGTCCCTGGGCGGCGGTCGACCCCTTGCAGTGGCTCGAGTTCCGGCATTACGCACAGCAGGTGACGTCACCGCACCGATGGTCCGAAATGGCCAGTTGAACTGGGGTGACACTACGCCGGGGCGGCCGGTGACCGAACCGAGATACGCATTTGTGCCGATCAGCGGCACGAGCAAGTGGACCACACTGTGAGCTGCCACACATACTCGTGGAGCGATGGCGCCCGAGGTCGTCGTGAAGTGAAAGGAAGTAGTGTGGCCCCCCTTCAAACGGTTCAGAAGATCGGACCCGTGCTGGATTTGTTCACCGTCTCGCGCCCGGAATGGGGCGCGTCCGAGGTGGCGGTGGCCATCGACGTGCCACGGTCGAGTGCTCACGCATTGCTGTCCTCGCTCGTCGAGACGGGGCTGTTGCAGTGCCGCACCCGTGGCCGCTACCGGATCGGCTGGCGGGTGGTCGAGTTGAGTCAGACCCTCAAGGGCACCGTCGATGTGCGTTCCTGTGCCGCTTCGGTTCTCCAGGATCTTGCGCACAAGTACGGTGAGACCACACATCTGGCCGTCATGGAACGCTACCGGGTGCTGTATGTGGACAAGGTGCTCGGCAATCACGTCATCAACGTGGCCGGCGCCCGGGTGGGCGCCCATCTGGAACCACATTGCAGCGCCGTCGGCAAGGTTCTTCTGGCACAGTGTGATCCCGGAGAGGTCGAGCGCAACATCACCAACAAGCCGTTGCGGCGCCTGACCCCGTCGACGATCATCAACCCGGCATCCCTGGCGCAGGAATTGCGGTCGGTTCTGCGGTCCGGGTGCGCGTTCGATGCCGGCGAGGCGGTACCGGAGGTGCACTGTGTCGCCGCCCCGGTCCGAGACGAGATGGGACTGGTGGTCGCTGCGGTGAGCATGAGTGTGCCGGCGAGCCGGTTCGTCCCTGCGCAAACGGAATTCAAGAACGCGGTCGTCGCCGCGGGCGCCGAGATCTCCCGGGCGATCGCGAACTCTGCGGACCCGGTGCTACAGACCGAACGTGACGATCCGACCGTCGCCGCCGTCAGCTGAGCGAGGTTCAGCCCGACCGCATCGACAGATACCGCGACAGACTCAGCGCCGCGGTCCGCACGGCGGCCGCCGAATGATCGAGATTGATGCGAGTGTGCCACCCGGACACCGATATTCCGGCAACGACCTGACCGCCCAATCCGAAGACCGGGCTGGCCACACAGGCGACACCGGCCCGCGATTCCTCGAGGTCGTAGGCCACTCCGCGCTCGCGGATCCGGGCCAGTTCCGCAGCGAACCGTCCCGGGGTGACGATGGTGCGTTCACTGAGCCGGGGTAGGCCCGCGGCGAGGATCTGTTCGACGACGGCCTGGTCGGAGAAGGCGAGGATCGCCTTGCCGATCCCGGTGCCGTGTGCGGGCCAGCGGCCGCCCATCCGCGTCGGCAGCGGCGGCGCGTTCGGGCTGTGCAGAACCTCGAGATACACCACACTGTCACCGTCGAGGACCGCGAAGTGGACGGAGTGGCCGGTCGCTTCCTGCAGGTCCGCCATGAACGGGCGGGCCGCTTCACGCAGATCGCGTTGGCGGGGTACGTGCTGACCGAGCTCGAAGAGCTTCAGCCCGAGGCGGTACCGGGTGCCCTCGCGTTCGAGCAGTTTGGCGCCGTGCAGTGCCTTGAGCATTCTCTGCACACTCGATTTGGGCAGCCCGCAGCGGCGCGCGATCTCCGACACCCCGAGCGCCCCTTCGGCCCCACCGAGTGTGTCGAGGACGGCGACCGCCCGGGCGATGGACCCTGCGTCCCCGGCCGCCGCAGCACCGGCCGTGTTGTGCCGGTCATCGGCACATTCGTCTTGCATAACGGCCCATAGTGCCCCAATGTGAGATGTCAGTGCAACAGCTCACACCCCGCGGAGCTGGGACGGCGCCACGGGGACGGTCCGAGGAAAGCCCGAGGTCTCATGTCCACCGACGAGGTACAAGGAGCCGCGCAGCGGCTGCTGGAGGCGTACCGCAGCGGCACGCCGATCGACCCCTTGACGCCGCAGTTCGCGAAGGCGGAACTGTCCACCGCCTACCGCATCGCCCAGGCTCAGGTCGAGCAGTGGGAAAAGGACGGCGACGCCGTCAAGGGACACAAAGTCGGGCTCGCGTCCGCCGCAATTCAACGCCAGATGGGGGTCGACCAACCCGACTTCGGTCATCTGACGGCGAGCATGTTCCATCTCGAACACCATCCGATTCCGGCCTCGTCCTACATCCAGCCGCGGATCGAACCGGAAACCGCATTCGTCCTCGGGCGCCCGCTGACCGGACCCGGCGTCACCATCGCCGACGCCGTCCGCGCCGTCGATTTCGTGCTTCCGGCACTCGAGATCGTCGACTCCCGGATCCGGGACTGGAAGATCGGCATCTTCGACACCATCGCCGACAACGCCTCCTCCGGTGGCGTCGTGCTCGGGAGCCGGCCGGTGCTGCTGCGCGATCTCGACCTGCGCCTGTCCGGCTGCACCCTGCACATCAACGGTGACCTGGTCGCCACCGGCGCCGGCGGCGCCGTGCTGGGCTCCCCGCTGAACTCGCTGGTGTGGCTGGCCAACACCGTCGGCCCGCTCGGGGTGACCCTCGAGCCCGGCCATGTGGTGCTGCCCGGGTCGATGACCAAGGCCTTCCCGATCTCGCCGGGCGATTCCATCGTCGCGAACATCAACGGACTCGGCAGCGTGTCCGCCATCCTCGGGAAGCGAGAAGAGCAGTGACCAACGAACAGCAGGCCGCCGATCGCTGGAGCGCCGGCCGCATCGCCGACATCCTCCTCGACGCCGAGCGCACCACCACCTCCCGCACGTCGTTGTCCGCCGAATGGCCGGGCCTGACCCTGCCCGTCGCCTACGAGGCGCAGGACATCGCGCTCGCCGTGCGCAAGGCCCGCGGGGAGATCGTCACCGGCGTCAAGCTGGGGCTGACCTCGCGTGCGAAGCAGCGGCAGATGGGCGTCGACGCCCCCTCGGTGGCCTGGCTGACCGATGTCATGGCGTTGCCCGCCGGTGACCCGGTCCCCCGCAACCGGCTCATCCACCCGCGGGCGGAACCGGAGATCGCGTTCGTGATGGGCCGCAGGCTCTCCGGCCCCGGCGTCACCGCCGCAGAGGCACTGGCCGCGGTCGACCGGGTGGTCGGCGCGATCGAGATCATCGACAGCCGCTACGCCGGATTCAAGTTCACCCTCGAAGACGCGGTGGCAGACAACAACTCGTCGGGGGTATACGTCACCGGGCCGATCCTCCGCCGACCCGAGGACCTCGACCTCGCGCTCGAGGCGTGTCTGCTCGAGGTGGACGGTCAGATCGTCGACACCGCCACCGGGGCTGCCGTGCAGGGACACCCGGCCGAAGCGCTCGCGTTCGCCGCGAACACCCTGGCCGAGCGGGGCCACGCCATCGAAGCGGGGTGGACCGTGCTGACCGGTGGGATGACCGACGCCATCGCCGTCGAACCGGGTGCCCGGGTCGCCGCCCACTTCACCTCGCTCGGTTCCATCACCATCTCGGGAGGATAAGCGCATGCCGTTCATCGACGTCACCATCGGTCTGGGCCGATCCCCGGAGCAGATCCGGACCCTGATCCACGAACTGACCGAGGCCGCGCACCGGGCGATCGACGCGCCCAAGGAGAACATCCGGGTCGTCATCCGCGAGGTACCGGAGACGCACTGGGCTGCCGGTGACGTCACCGTCGCCGAACGCCGCGCGGCGCGCTGATCGGAGTGTCCGAACAATGCTGATCGACAGGTCGGGGGTCGATCAGCATTGCCGACACCGCGTTGTCCACGGCGCCCGGTGACCGTAGACCAGTAGAGACACAGTCGTACTTCTCTCTGGGAGCCCCCCGTGACCACAATTCATGCCGTCGAGGCTGACACCGATCTCGACACCTTCGATCCGCCGCGCATCGCCGACCGGCTCTACCACGATCTGCTCTCCCCACCCGAGACCGCGCAGGTACGCCGGCGGGTGCGCCGGATCGCCGCGGACACCATCGCTCCGATCGCCAGCCGCATCGCCCGGGGCGACGAACGCATCGACGGCTTCCCCCGGGACGCGTTCGACTCGCTGGCCTCGGCCGGAGTGTTCCGCATCCCCTTCTCCGGCGATGTCGGTGGCGACGACCTGACGCACCGCGCCACCGCGACCGCCGTCGCGGTCGAGGAACTCGCGTACTACTCCAACAGCGTCGCCGCGATCTTCGACGTGCACTGCATCCTCGCGGGCAACGCACTCAACCAGGGCACCGACGCGCAACGCCGGCGCTGGCTCGCCCCCGTGGTGGCCGGGGAGATCGTCGGGTCCTTCGCCACCAGCGAGCCCGGCGCCTCGAGCGACCTGTCCCCGATCGCGGTCACTACCGAGGCCACCCCGACCGACACCGGTTGGGTACTCAACGGCCGCAAACGGTGGATCACGAACTCCGCGGTCGCCGCCTTCGTCGTTGTACTGGCGCGCACCGGGAGTCGGTTGAGCACCTTCATCGTGCCCACCGACACCCCCGGCGTCACGATCGGCACCCCCGACCGCAAGCTGGGCAACAAGGGGCAGATCACCGCGGACGTCATCCTCGACCAGGTTCAGGTGGATTCCGACGCGATGCTCGGCGAGGAGGGCGGCGGGCTGAAGATCGCCCTGCAGACCCTCACCTACGGGCGGATCGGCATCGCTGCGGCCGGGGTCGGGATGGCGCAGGCCGCGTTCGACCATACCGCCGCTCATCTCGCGCGTCGCCACGCCTTCGGTGGCCCCCTGGCCGGCAAGCAGCACTGGCAGTTCCTGATGGCCGATCGGGCCACGGCGATAGAATCCGCGCGTGACCTGTACCTCAAGGCGGCGCTGCGTCTGGACTCCGGTGTCGCCTTCCCAGAACCGGAGGCCGCGATGGCCAAACTGCGGGGCACCGAGATTTCCGTGGAGATGGCCCGCGACGCCGTGCAGGCCTTTGGCGGGCTCGGCTTCACCCAATCCCTGGGGGCCGACGACACCGATGGACCGGTGGAGGCGTTCTACCGGGACAGCAAGATCGGCGAGATCTACGAGGGTGCCAACGAGGTCCAGAAGTGGGTGCTCGCCCGGCAGATCTTTGGACGCGAGATCACCGGCTGACCTGGTTCCGACGTGGTGCACGCGCACGCGCGTGCACCACGTCGGTGCGCCGACGGTCGTGTCCGGGGTATCCGAACAATTGAACCCGCCGGGTACCTGTTACGTCGGATAATCCCTTCGGAGGTAAACGGTAGCCTTGATCGTGTAACACTGCGTTCATCTGAGGAGGTGATACGCGATGTCGAAGCGTGACGAGCAGGTCGACGATGCACCTGACGACGCCCAGCCACCCACACCGGTGCGCCAGGAAATGTCCGGCGGCCGCGAATGGTGGACGGATGCCCTCGCGGAAACCTACTGCGAGATGGACCCGCAGTGGGAATCGCCGCGGGGCCGTTTCGAAGCGAGACTGAGCACACGGCAGTTCGGGGATCTGTCGTTGAGCACAGTTCGCGCCCATGCACATTCGGTTCTACGGACGCCGGCGATGATCGCCGATACCGACTCAGAAGACTACTTTCTGTGCGCGGTGACCGGGGGTCCCGGGCGGATCGAACAGCATGGACGATCGATATGGCTCGACAAGGGGTCGTTCGCGGTCATCGATGCCGGGCTGCCGTTCAGGTTCGACTTTCCACAGCAGTTCGAGCAGATCGTTGTTCGCGTTCCCCGCCCCTTGCTGCTGGGACGAATGTCCGAGCGGGACGTCGACCGGGTCATGGCTCAGCCGGTGTCAGCAGTGTCTGGGGCCGGCGTCGTCGTGAGCAGGTTCCTGCAGCAAATCGCCGCTCTCGATGCCGCGGTTCCGAATGCGTCGGCAACCGCCCTGTCGGCCTCGGCTATGGACATGATCGTGACCGCATTGGCCGATACCGGTGGGGCTGTCAGTCCGACACAGCAAGCACACACTGTGGACCTACATCGCGCGCAGAATCTTCTGAAAACCCGGCTTCATGATGAAAACCTCTCCATCACCGAAGCTGCCGCCGAACTGGGGATCTCGCTACGGTACCTGCAGAAGATATTCCAGAGCACCGGGAGCACGCCGAGCGAGTGGCTTCTCCAAGCCCGCCTCGAACGCGCTCGCATGATCTTGTTGAGCACCGAAATCACCATCGGGGAACTCGCGAGCCGGGTGGGTTTCAAGGACACCTCGCACTTCAGCCGGTCGTTCCGCAATCGGTATGGGATCAGCCCGGGGCAGTATCGCCAGCGCTGACCCTGGAACAACTGCACCGGAGCCGATCCGATGATCGGTCTCCGGTGCAGTCTCGGGTCAAGTCAGGATTTCGTGCCCGCCCCGGCGAGTGTGCGCCGGTACTTCACGAAGGCCTTGTTGTCGTTCGCGGTGAACCCGGCCACCAGACCGGATTCACCGAACCCGTCCCAGTTCCATTTGCCCTCGATGCCGGTGTCGACCGGTACGAAGGTCTCGACCATGGTGACGAAACCGGCCGCTTTGAAACTGATGCCGTACTGGTCGGACCAGAACGTCGGGATCGGCGAGTACGGCGTCTTCCCGCCGACCGCGGCGAAGAGGTTTTCCGCCGCGGCGGCACCCATATCGGCCGCGTTCGACCAGTGTTCGATCCGGACCCGCTTTCCGACGCCCCGATGAGTCCAGGAGGCGACATCGCCGACTGCCACGATGTCCGGATGCCCGGAGGCGTGGCAGAACTCGTCACACACAACACTGCCCTGGTCGAGTTCGAGACCGGACCCCGTCAGCCACTCGGTGTTGGGCACCGAACCCAACGACAGCAGGACGAGGTCGGCCTCGAGGATCTGACCGTTGTCGAGTTCGACCCGCTCAACTCGGCTGCCGCCGTCGAACTTGGTCACCGCCGTGTCGCAGTAGACGTTGACGCCGTGGTCTCGGTGCAGGCGCTCGGCGAAACGGCCGATCTCGGGACCGAGCAGGGGCATCAGAGTCGGCGCCCGCTCCACTATGGTCACCGACTGCACACCGTTGACGCGGAGGCTGGACGCGACCTCGCACCCGATGAACCCGCCGCCGACGATGACCACGTTCTGGGCGTGCTGGGCGGCGGTGTGGAGGGCAATCGCATCATCGAGGCCTCGCAGCACGTGGAAGCCGTCCATCTCCGGCAGACCCGGAAGAGAACGGGCGCCGCGACCGGTCGCGATGATCAGTTTGTCGTAGCCGATCTCCCCGTCGGTGAGGTTCAGCCGCCGATTCTCCACGTCCAGCGCGGTCGCCGCGTTTCCCAAGATCCATTCGAAATCGTCCGCGGCGGTGTCGAATTCACATTCGACCGCCGACATCGTTCCGGCGAGCAGTTGCTTCGACAGGGGCGGGCGATTGTACGGGCGATGCTTTTCGTCCCCGACGATGGTGATCAGCTCGGATGTGCCGGCTTCACGCAGCCGCTGCGCTGCGCGGAGGCCGGCCAACCCGCCGCCGACGATCACTGTATTGGTCATGGCTCAACCCTCGACGCGGATGGCAGCGACCGGGCAGAGCTTGATCGCGGCGTTGACCTTGTCGCGGAGCGACTCGGCAGGCGAGTCGTCCAACAGGATCACCTCGTCACCGTCGTCGTTGAGGTCGAAGACCTCGGGGGCGGCGATGACGCACTCACCGTGGCCATCGCACATTCCGTACTCGATCTGGATCTTCATCTTCTCTTTCCTTCCCTACCTGATAGGGACGACGTCAGGACGTCGGTTCGCTAGTTCTCTTGCGCCCAGGTGATGGACAGTTCCAGCTCACCGAGGCTGCGGATGATGTTGTTCGGCTGGAAGCGGTACTTGCCGGCATGGAAACGTTCGACGTTGTCGGCGAGCACGTTGAACAACGTGATCATCTCCAACCGTGCCAGCGGCTTACCCAGGCACGCGTGCTTTCCGCGACCCCAGCCGAGGTGACCGGCCGGGTCCCGGGTGATGTCGAACGAATCCGGGTTCTCGAACTTGCGGTCATCCCTGTTCGCGGACCCGTACATCACCACCACACGCGAGCCCTCCGGAATAGCAACGCCGGCGATCTCGGTGTCCTTCGTCGCGACCCGGGTGAAGAACTGCAAGGGCGATGCCAGACGCACGATCTCGGGGATCGCGCTGGTCAGCAGGGAACGGTCCGCTCGCAGACGATCCCACTGGTCCGGGTGCTGCGCGAACAGCAGCAGGCCGATCCCGATCGCGCTGATGGTGCTGTCCACACTCGGGTAGATGTAGTCGTTCATCACTCCGCGGGCGAAGTCCTCGGGCCAGCCGACGGCCGCACCATTCTTGAACAGCTGATCCGCCCAGCCACCCTCGCGCACATTGCTCGGGAAGTTCTCGTCGG includes these proteins:
- a CDS encoding serine/threonine-protein kinase encodes the protein MPDEATESTQRQIDADIVAELSAEGFEDARIAGRGGFGIVYRCRQPSLDRLVAVKVLSPEPDHTDRARFLREQQAMGRLSGHPNIVHVLQGGITYTGRPYIVMLFHRRDSLESWIAKHGRLTVAETLAVGAKLAGALETAHRGGVLHRDIKPANILLTEYGEPQLTDFGIARITGGDDTTQGVVACSPAYTAPELLTGAAASTATDVYGLGATLFTALSGRPAYARRRGEQVFAQLLRIGTEPLPDLRNEGIPDPVCAVIETAMARDSADRITTAIDLGSALQRAGEQIGITVADLPLPLAGDDERPFHPPDEVPTTGLPDYRRGTTLLDTPPPPPSASTKYRPPVTPGATVVRAQLLDRLSRGGRPRLVLIHAPAGFGKSTLAAQRTDALRSEGVATAWLSIDNDDNTLVWFLTHVVEAISVAHPAIGRKLVRELEIHGARLERYVLTSLIDHLHAADQHVALVIDDWHRVTNEDTRSALAFLLEHGCHHLHLIVTSRTRLGLPLSEMSVHNELLEIDSSAMRFDVRESMQLLVDRTGLDLQEPDIIELEQSTDGWAAALQLVSLALRDHPHPRELIDHLSGGNRAIGEYLADNVISNLDPRTLDFVLATSVTEKTCGALACVLTGTRQGQAALEDIEARDLFLRRLDDAGEWFRYHHMFAEFLQRRLERDDPDRVVELQRRAAQWFADRHLLSQAVDHYLRASDDDAAVALVENNAMDLLEQSQMGTLLGLAEKLPTKRTTARPRLPIALAWAHALLHHPREADRYLNVAETLLGNDEGDLTTADMRVEAAFIRATITVFDDKSDGLDEAVEGCVARAETLRPWVLSGAADVASFHAICRFDYGEALRWQKWALPFHQRSSGPFSVIYGYCMAGIAAREQLDLPAAEESFRHAMHLAEEAEDDLGYGSRLTAALLGDLLYEQGLLVEADRLLDRSHTLGAEGGTVDFMFATYGTGARLKELLGQSGAAKARLDEGIRLAQRLNLPRLAARITNERIRSATGWDPSSALDTTNDGWTHCDRDNGLAVMTAELDEDSAIRTALKTHGPDDEVDAICARAHTLVASIDRNARPRAFLHAALLEVETLAAAGRDDDASTALVPLAAQCARLGLIRPILDAGPAVNRLVDRLRTQVPGHAGATTFAGMAEYLAQLATQPT
- a CDS encoding IclR family transcriptional regulator, which produces MAPLQTVQKIGPVLDLFTVSRPEWGASEVAVAIDVPRSSAHALLSSLVETGLLQCRTRGRYRIGWRVVELSQTLKGTVDVRSCAASVLQDLAHKYGETTHLAVMERYRVLYVDKVLGNHVINVAGARVGAHLEPHCSAVGKVLLAQCDPGEVERNITNKPLRRLTPSTIINPASLAQELRSVLRSGCAFDAGEAVPEVHCVAAPVRDEMGLVVAAVSMSVPASRFVPAQTEFKNAVVAAGAEISRAIANSADPVLQTERDDPTVAAVS
- a CDS encoding IclR family transcriptional regulator, which produces MQDECADDRHNTAGAAAAGDAGSIARAVAVLDTLGGAEGALGVSEIARRCGLPKSSVQRMLKALHGAKLLEREGTRYRLGLKLFELGQHVPRQRDLREAARPFMADLQEATGHSVHFAVLDGDSVVYLEVLHSPNAPPLPTRMGGRWPAHGTGIGKAILAFSDQAVVEQILAAGLPRLSERTIVTPGRFAAELARIRERGVAYDLEESRAGVACVASPVFGLGGQVVAGISVSGWHTRINLDHSAAAVRTAALSLSRYLSMRSG
- a CDS encoding 2-keto-4-pentenoate hydratase; the protein is MSTDEVQGAAQRLLEAYRSGTPIDPLTPQFAKAELSTAYRIAQAQVEQWEKDGDAVKGHKVGLASAAIQRQMGVDQPDFGHLTASMFHLEHHPIPASSYIQPRIEPETAFVLGRPLTGPGVTIADAVRAVDFVLPALEIVDSRIRDWKIGIFDTIADNASSGGVVLGSRPVLLRDLDLRLSGCTLHINGDLVATGAGGAVLGSPLNSLVWLANTVGPLGVTLEPGHVVLPGSMTKAFPISPGDSIVANINGLGSVSAILGKREEQ
- a CDS encoding 2-keto-4-pentenoate hydratase, which codes for MTNEQQAADRWSAGRIADILLDAERTTTSRTSLSAEWPGLTLPVAYEAQDIALAVRKARGEIVTGVKLGLTSRAKQRQMGVDAPSVAWLTDVMALPAGDPVPRNRLIHPRAEPEIAFVMGRRLSGPGVTAAEALAAVDRVVGAIEIIDSRYAGFKFTLEDAVADNNSSGVYVTGPILRRPEDLDLALEACLLEVDGQIVDTATGAAVQGHPAEALAFAANTLAERGHAIEAGWTVLTGGMTDAIAVEPGARVAAHFTSLGSITISGG
- a CDS encoding tautomerase family protein — translated: MPFIDVTIGLGRSPEQIRTLIHELTEAAHRAIDAPKENIRVVIREVPETHWAAGDVTVAERRAAR
- a CDS encoding acyl-CoA dehydrogenase family protein, with the protein product MTTIHAVEADTDLDTFDPPRIADRLYHDLLSPPETAQVRRRVRRIAADTIAPIASRIARGDERIDGFPRDAFDSLASAGVFRIPFSGDVGGDDLTHRATATAVAVEELAYYSNSVAAIFDVHCILAGNALNQGTDAQRRRWLAPVVAGEIVGSFATSEPGASSDLSPIAVTTEATPTDTGWVLNGRKRWITNSAVAAFVVVLARTGSRLSTFIVPTDTPGVTIGTPDRKLGNKGQITADVILDQVQVDSDAMLGEEGGGLKIALQTLTYGRIGIAAAGVGMAQAAFDHTAAHLARRHAFGGPLAGKQHWQFLMADRATAIESARDLYLKAALRLDSGVAFPEPEAAMAKLRGTEISVEMARDAVQAFGGLGFTQSLGADDTDGPVEAFYRDSKIGEIYEGANEVQKWVLARQIFGREITG
- a CDS encoding helix-turn-helix domain-containing protein, which produces MSKRDEQVDDAPDDAQPPTPVRQEMSGGREWWTDALAETYCEMDPQWESPRGRFEARLSTRQFGDLSLSTVRAHAHSVLRTPAMIADTDSEDYFLCAVTGGPGRIEQHGRSIWLDKGSFAVIDAGLPFRFDFPQQFEQIVVRVPRPLLLGRMSERDVDRVMAQPVSAVSGAGVVVSRFLQQIAALDAAVPNASATALSASAMDMIVTALADTGGAVSPTQQAHTVDLHRAQNLLKTRLHDENLSITEAAAELGISLRYLQKIFQSTGSTPSEWLLQARLERARMILLSTEITIGELASRVGFKDTSHFSRSFRNRYGISPGQYRQR